The nucleotide sequence GTACTTCAGGTCGATGAGGATGTAGATCAGCAGGATGGTCCAGGCAAAGAAGACCACCGACTCGTAGAGGTTGGTCAGCGGCGCCCGGCCGTCGGCGCCCAGCATCTGGTACGACTCGTACCAGCGCATGCCGATGGCGGCGGTGTGCAGGGCAAAACCGATGTAGCAGAGGATGTTGCCGACCAGAGATACGGTCCGGCTGCGGGTGACCAAATAGGAAATAAAGATGACCATGGCGCCGAAATAGGCGATGGTGGTGAGGTTGAAAAGCTTGACGCTGAGCATGAGAATCTCCCTCGTTCTGGGGTTGGATCCAACGATAACGGTCCAGGGCGGAAACGCCGCGAGGATAATCAGCCCTGCGCGCCCGCCTCGGATTCCGACACCGGGCCGGCCGCCAGTTCGTCCCGAAGCCGGGCAGTGAACTGATCGAACCAGATCGCGAAGGCCGGCTGGTTGCGATGGGCGTGGCCGCCTACCCGCACCCGGCTGCCGTTCTCCGTCGGCTCGATGCTGACCCAGATGCGTCGGTGCGACAGGAAGAAAGCAGCGAAACAGCCGGCCACCATCAAAAAGCAGCCGAGCCAGACCACCCAGACGCCGGGATCCTTCGCCACCTGCAGG is from Geothermobacter ehrlichii and encodes:
- the ccsA gene encoding cytochrome c biogenesis protein CcsA gives rise to the protein MLSVKLFNLTTIAYFGAMVIFISYLVTRSRTVSLVGNILCYIGFALHTAAIGMRWYESYQMLGADGRAPLTNLYESVVFFAWTILLIYILIDLKYKQRAVGAFVVPFAFLGMVWAQLYLNDVIDPLVPALQSNWLTYHVVTCFLGYACFAVAC